A window of uncultured Fusobacterium sp. contains these coding sequences:
- the malX gene encoding maltose/glucose-specific PTS transporter subunit IIBC yields MSKKVGFWEFFQGLGKTFMLPVSLLAACGIMLGIGSSFASSVTAEILPFLKVPVIKLFFEFMSTIGSFAFSNLPIMFAMAIPLGLARQDKGVAAFSGYVGFVMSSMTANFFLKVTGTLASPENMKAAGQAMVFGVQSVDIGVLGGVIIGIIVYKIHDKFCEIKLPDALAFFGGARFVPIATAVIVGVVGLVIPLIWPFFNGIIIKIGELIGKAGVFGPFVFGAGEGILRPFGLHHILVAMIRFTSAGGEAIVNGETVYGALNIFYKEFANGILDPNVTRFLSQGKMPSYMFGLPAVALAIYHTARVENRKKVKGLLASGLVACVIGGITEPLEFIFLFLSPVLYLFHCVMVGLGFMTMGILKVAIGNTDGNLIDFIVFGILQGFRTKWYLVIPVGIIWFAIYYFVFKYAILKFDIKTPGRELVSNDSDIKLGGYDAEKLLKALGGKENIVSLDNCITRLRLVVNDMNLINEDEIKSTGAIAVVKLDASNLQVIIGPQVHVVKNQLDKLMK; encoded by the coding sequence ATGAGTAAAAAAGTTGGTTTCTGGGAATTTTTTCAGGGATTAGGTAAAACATTTATGTTACCAGTATCTCTATTAGCTGCTTGTGGTATTATGTTGGGGATTGGAAGTTCATTTGCTAGTTCAGTTACAGCTGAAATCCTTCCATTTCTAAAAGTACCTGTAATTAAATTATTTTTTGAATTTATGTCAACTATTGGTTCATTTGCTTTTTCAAATTTACCAATAATGTTTGCTATGGCTATTCCTCTTGGACTTGCTAGACAAGATAAAGGAGTTGCTGCTTTTTCTGGATATGTTGGATTTGTAATGTCAAGTATGACAGCAAATTTCTTCTTAAAAGTAACTGGAACTCTTGCTTCTCCAGAAAATATGAAAGCTGCTGGACAAGCTATGGTATTTGGAGTACAAAGTGTAGACATTGGTGTTCTTGGTGGAGTTATTATTGGAATTATTGTTTATAAAATTCATGACAAATTTTGTGAAATAAAACTTCCAGATGCTCTTGCTTTCTTTGGTGGAGCTAGATTTGTTCCAATTGCTACTGCTGTAATTGTTGGAGTAGTTGGATTAGTAATTCCTTTAATTTGGCCTTTCTTTAATGGTATAATCATAAAAATAGGTGAACTTATTGGTAAAGCTGGTGTATTTGGTCCATTTGTTTTTGGAGCTGGTGAAGGAATATTAAGACCATTTGGATTACATCATATTCTTGTTGCTATGATTAGATTCACTTCTGCTGGAGGAGAAGCTATAGTTAATGGTGAAACTGTATATGGTGCTTTAAATATATTCTACAAAGAATTTGCAAACGGAATATTAGATCCTAATGTAACAAGATTCCTATCTCAAGGTAAAATGCCTTCATATATGTTTGGTTTACCTGCTGTTGCTTTAGCTATTTATCATACAGCTAGAGTAGAAAATAGAAAAAAAGTTAAAGGTTTACTTGCTTCTGGACTTGTTGCTTGTGTTATTGGAGGAATTACTGAGCCTCTTGAGTTCATTTTCCTTTTCTTATCTCCTGTACTATATCTATTCCACTGTGTAATGGTTGGATTAGGATTTATGACTATGGGAATCTTAAAAGTTGCTATTGGAAACACAGATGGAAACCTTATTGACTTTATTGTATTTGGTATTTTACAAGGATTTAGAACTAAATGGTATCTTGTAATTCCTGTTGGAATAATCTGGTTTGCTATCTATTATTTTGTATTTAAGTATGCTATCTTAAAATTTGATATCAAAACACCTGGAAGAGAACTTGTATCTAATGACTCTGATATAAAATTAGGTGGATATGATGCTGAAAAACTATTAAAAGCTCTTGGTGGAAAAGAAAATATAGTATCTCTTGATAACTGTATAACTAGACTTAGACTTGTTGTTAATGATATGAATTTAATCAATGAAGATGAAATAAAATCTACTGGTGCTATTGCAGTTGTTAAATTAGATGCTAGTAACTTACAAGTTATAATTGGACCTCAAGTTCATGTTGTAAAAAATCAATTAGATAAACTTATGAAATAG
- a CDS encoding MalY/PatB family protein yields MNFNTVIDRTGTYCTQWDYVKDRFGKEGLLPFTISDMDFQAPEEIQEALIKRVKHGVFGYSRWNHEDFKNSIKFWYKSRFDFQINKDWILYAPSVIYSVAKFIEMKSEKGDGVLINTPAYDGFFKVISDNERKIISSPLIKDKEEYKIDFSDFEEKCKISKIYLMCSPHNPIGKVWSEEEIKKIISICKKYNVFIISDEIHMDIVYKGKHTPILKVADDYIDNIALCTAASKTFNIPALGGAYILCTTQKDRDEYLRILKNKEALSSPSILGVIATITAYNKCGYWVDELLEYTKENIKFVKKYLEENIPQLSCNIPDGCYFAWIDFSKLNMSSDEFQKLLINIGKVAIMPGNTYGKEGEYYLRLNIGCPRKKVEDGLNRIKISLENLKK; encoded by the coding sequence ATGAATTTTAATACTGTCATTGATAGAACGGGGACTTATTGCACACAATGGGATTATGTAAAAGATAGATTTGGGAAAGAGGGGCTTTTACCATTTACAATTTCAGATATGGATTTTCAAGCTCCTGAAGAGATTCAAGAAGCTCTTATTAAAAGGGTCAAACATGGGGTTTTTGGGTATAGTAGATGGAATCATGAAGATTTTAAAAATTCAATTAAATTTTGGTATAAATCTAGATTTGATTTCCAAATAAATAAAGACTGGATTTTATATGCACCTAGTGTTATTTATTCAGTTGCAAAATTTATTGAAATGAAATCTGAAAAAGGCGATGGAGTATTAATTAATACTCCTGCCTATGATGGTTTTTTTAAAGTTATAAGTGATAATGAAAGAAAAATTATCTCTTCTCCTCTTATAAAAGATAAAGAGGAGTATAAAATAGATTTTTCTGATTTTGAAGAAAAATGTAAAATTTCAAAAATATATTTAATGTGTAGTCCACACAATCCTATAGGAAAAGTATGGAGTGAAGAGGAAATTAAAAAAATTATCTCAATTTGTAAGAAATATAATGTTTTTATAATTTCTGATGAGATTCATATGGATATAGTTTATAAAGGAAAACACACACCTATTTTAAAAGTAGCTGATGATTACATAGATAATATTGCTCTTTGTACTGCTGCATCTAAAACTTTCAATATACCAGCATTAGGAGGAGCATATATACTATGTACAACACAAAAAGATAGAGATGAATATTTAAGAATATTAAAAAATAAAGAAGCTTTATCTTCTCCAAGTATTTTAGGTGTTATTGCCACTATAACTGCATATAATAAATGTGGTTATTGGGTTGATGAACTTTTAGAATACACAAAAGAAAATATCAAATTTGTAAAAAAATATTTAGAAGAAAATATTCCACAATTAAGCTGTAATATTCCTGATGGTTGTTATTTTGCTTGGATTGATTTTTCTAAACTAAATATGTCTAGTGATGAGTTTCAAAAGTTACTTATAAATATAGGAAAAGTGGCTATTATGCCAGGAAATACCTATGGAAAAGAGGGAGAGTATTATTTAAGATTAAATATAGGTTGCCCTAGAAAAAAAGTGGAAGATGGTTTAAATAGAATAAAAATTTCTCTTGAAAATTTAAAAAAATAA
- a CDS encoding toxin-antitoxin system YwqK family antitoxin, whose amino-acid sequence MTNQYNKDGKKEGLWVKHYDNGAIQEEKNYVNGIREGEYKSYYMNGQVETKKFYKNGNIDGVYETYYSDGKLSSIRHLENGEAKGLCEEYYPNGKLKRTAFYETTSTTSKNIKYYPNGQMKLSVNFKNGAMFGLYKEYYSNGTLHLECHYTDHGKLHGRYREYDAAGNLIKDCTYINGIEQIK is encoded by the coding sequence ATGACTAATCAATACAATAAAGATGGAAAGAAAGAGGGACTTTGGGTTAAACATTATGACAACGGTGCTATACAAGAGGAAAAAAACTATGTTAATGGTATCAGAGAAGGGGAATATAAATCATACTATATGAATGGTCAAGTTGAAACTAAAAAATTCTATAAGAATGGAAATATAGATGGAGTTTATGAAACTTACTATAGCGATGGAAAACTAAGTTCTATACGTCACCTTGAAAATGGAGAAGCAAAAGGACTTTGTGAAGAATATTACCCTAATGGTAAATTAAAGAGAACAGCTTTTTATGAAACTACATCAACAACAAGTAAAAATATAAAATATTATCCAAATGGACAAATGAAATTAAGTGTAAACTTCAAAAATGGAGCTATGTTTGGACTATATAAAGAATATTATTCAAATGGAACTCTTCATTTAGAATGTCACTATACTGATCATGGAAAATTACATGGAAGATATAGAGAATATGACGCCGCTGGTAATCTTATAAAAGATTGTACTTATATCAATGGTATTGAACAAATAAAATAA
- a CDS encoding carbon starvation protein A yields MISFIVSIIALIVGYILYGKFVEKVFGPDEKALTPAKRLQDGVDYVEMDWKKTFLIQFLNIAGTGPIFGAVAGAMWGPAAFIWIVFGCIFAGAVHDYLIGMMSLKKDGASVAELVGENLGNGAKQLMRVFSVVLLILVGVVFITSPAAILNDLTGIDKMVLIGIIIIYYLVATVLPIDKVIGKIYPIFGIALLIMAVGIGFGIVIQGYDIPEIAFHNFHPQGTSIFPYLCISIACGAISGFHATQSPMMARCIGNEKEGRRVFYGAMISEGVVALVWAAAAMSFFGGTEGLGGALANGGAAVVVNRISGTVLGKVGGALAILGVVACPITSGDTAFRSARLTIADAIGYKQGPIINRFVVAIPLFVVGVALCFIDFNVLWRYFSWSNQTLATIALWAAAKYLANKGKNYKIALIPAMYMTVVVTSYIIIAPEGFVRFFQGVPVSTIEMIGNISGIILSAICTLGFIKSLKK; encoded by the coding sequence ATGATTAGTTTTATAGTATCTATAATAGCACTAATAGTAGGTTATATTCTTTATGGAAAATTTGTAGAAAAAGTTTTTGGGCCAGATGAGAAGGCGTTAACTCCAGCTAAAAGATTACAAGATGGAGTTGACTATGTAGAGATGGATTGGAAAAAGACTTTTTTAATTCAATTCTTAAATATAGCAGGAACAGGACCTATATTTGGAGCAGTAGCAGGAGCAATGTGGGGACCAGCAGCTTTTATTTGGATAGTTTTTGGATGTATTTTTGCAGGAGCAGTACATGACTATTTAATAGGAATGATGTCTTTAAAGAAAGATGGAGCTAGTGTGGCTGAATTAGTAGGAGAAAATTTAGGTAATGGAGCAAAACAATTAATGAGAGTATTCTCAGTAGTCTTATTAATATTAGTAGGAGTAGTATTTATAACAAGTCCAGCTGCAATTCTTAATGATTTAACTGGAATAGATAAGATGGTATTAATAGGTATTATAATAATATATTATTTAGTTGCAACAGTTTTACCAATTGATAAAGTAATAGGAAAAATTTATCCTATCTTTGGTATAGCACTATTAATAATGGCAGTAGGTATAGGATTTGGAATTGTAATACAAGGATATGATATTCCAGAAATTGCTTTTCATAACTTCCATCCTCAAGGAACTTCAATTTTTCCATATTTATGTATCTCTATAGCTTGTGGAGCAATAAGTGGATTCCATGCTACACAATCACCTATGATGGCAAGATGTATCGGAAATGAAAAAGAGGGAAGAAGAGTTTTCTATGGGGCTATGATTTCTGAAGGAGTAGTTGCTTTAGTTTGGGCTGCAGCTGCAATGTCTTTCTTTGGTGGAACTGAAGGATTAGGAGGAGCATTAGCTAATGGAGGTGCAGCAGTAGTAGTTAATAGAATCTCTGGAACTGTTTTAGGAAAAGTAGGAGGAGCACTAGCTATATTAGGAGTAGTAGCTTGTCCTATAACTTCAGGAGATACAGCTTTTAGAAGTGCTAGACTTACAATAGCAGATGCTATTGGATATAAACAAGGTCCAATAATAAATAGATTTGTTGTAGCTATACCATTATTTGTTGTAGGAGTAGCACTATGTTTTATAGATTTTAATGTATTGTGGAGATATTTTAGTTGGTCAAACCAAACATTAGCTACAATAGCTCTTTGGGCTGCAGCTAAGTATTTAGCAAATAAAGGAAAAAATTATAAAATTGCTTTAATTCCAGCTATGTATATGACTGTAGTAGTTACTTCATATATAATAATAGCTCCAGAAGGATTTGTAAGATTTTTCCAAGGAGTACCAGTAAGTACTATAGAAATGATTGGAAACATTTCAGGAATAATTTTATCTGCTATTTGTACTTTAGGATTTATAAAGTCATTAAAAAAATAG
- a CDS encoding LytS/YhcK type 5TM receptor domain-containing protein yields the protein MFELTSRILNNLGYIIALAFFFTKFKSARNIFTKKEYTNNDIILLSLFFSFLSIIGTYTGIEYRGAIVNTRNIGVAVAGIIAGPQVGIITGIVAGFHRFFVDIQSQTTLACGISSIAGGFITSFLYKKTNEKNCYIYGFISGFIIENLSMLLILITGYYIYDFEIAKDIVFTIYIPMILANALGVSIVIIIIEELISEKERLAGKQAKLALEIANKSLPFFRKGESLNEVCKIILESLEAKVVVITDTKNIIGSYLISNDYILDHCEIKSEATKQVLQSGKVLILGKEESDIVDFQCIGGNIKSCIILPLFQGEKKIYGTLKLYFDTSKLVTARKQYLAEGLSMLISTQIELSNVESFKAMAKEAELRALQTQINPHFLFNALHTISSFVRINPDKARETIINLSTYLRYNLENASKHLPLRNELEQVEAYINIEKARFGDKIEVEFNIPEEIKNIELPTLIIQPLVENSIKHGILKKREGGKITIYGKAEKNGAILTIEDNGVGIDKNIIDDIDNKIDKSIGLKNVHNRLKLLYGKGLIIEKLPQGTKISFYIE from the coding sequence ATGTTCGAATTAACTAGTAGAATTTTAAATAATCTTGGTTATATAATTGCTTTAGCATTCTTTTTTACTAAATTTAAAAGTGCTCGTAATATTTTCACAAAAAAAGAATATACTAATAATGATATTATTTTACTTTCTTTATTTTTTTCTTTTTTATCTATAATAGGAACTTATACAGGAATTGAATATCGAGGTGCTATAGTTAATACTAGAAATATAGGAGTAGCAGTTGCTGGTATTATTGCTGGTCCTCAAGTTGGGATTATCACAGGAATTGTTGCTGGATTTCATAGATTTTTTGTAGATATTCAAAGCCAAACTACTTTAGCTTGTGGAATTTCATCTATTGCAGGAGGATTTATAACCTCATTTTTATATAAAAAAACCAATGAAAAAAATTGCTACATTTATGGATTTATTAGTGGATTTATTATTGAAAATCTAAGTATGCTTTTAATTTTAATCACAGGATATTATATCTATGATTTTGAAATTGCAAAAGATATTGTTTTTACTATATATATTCCAATGATTTTAGCTAATGCACTTGGGGTTTCTATTGTTATTATAATAATAGAAGAACTTATCTCTGAAAAAGAAAGATTAGCAGGAAAGCAAGCTAAATTAGCTTTAGAGATTGCAAATAAATCTCTTCCTTTTTTTAGAAAAGGGGAATCTTTAAATGAAGTTTGTAAAATAATATTAGAATCTCTTGAAGCAAAAGTAGTCGTTATAACTGATACTAAAAATATCATCGGTAGCTATCTCATCTCTAATGATTATATTTTAGACCATTGTGAAATAAAAAGCGAAGCTACTAAACAAGTTTTACAATCTGGTAAGGTATTAATTCTTGGAAAAGAAGAAAGTGATATTGTAGATTTTCAATGTATTGGTGGTAATATAAAATCCTGTATTATTCTTCCATTATTTCAAGGAGAAAAGAAAATTTATGGAACTTTAAAGCTATATTTTGATACCTCTAAATTAGTTACAGCTAGAAAACAGTATTTAGCAGAAGGATTATCTATGCTAATTTCTACACAAATTGAATTGAGTAATGTAGAAAGTTTTAAGGCTATGGCAAAAGAAGCAGAATTAAGGGCATTACAAACACAAATAAATCCACATTTTTTATTTAATGCTCTCCATACTATCTCTTCTTTTGTTAGAATAAATCCTGATAAAGCCAGAGAAACAATTATAAATCTTTCTACCTATTTAAGATATAACCTAGAAAATGCTTCTAAACATCTTCCTTTAAGAAATGAATTAGAACAAGTAGAAGCATATATAAATATTGAAAAAGCAAGATTTGGAGATAAAATTGAGGTTGAATTTAATATTCCTGAAGAAATTAAAAATATTGAACTTCCTACTCTTATTATCCAACCTCTTGTAGAAAATAGTATAAAACATGGTATTCTAAAAAAAAGAGAGGGAGGAAAAATAACTATTTATGGAAAGGCTGAAAAAAATGGTGCTATTCTAACAATTGAAGATAATGGAGTTGGAATAGATAAAAATATAATTGATGATATAGATAACAAAATTGATAAAAGTATAGGTTTAAAAAATGTTCATAATAGATTAAAGTTATTGTATGGAAAGGGTTTAATTATTGAAAAACTACCTCAAGGTACAAAAATTTCATTTTACATCGAATAG
- a CDS encoding LytTR family DNA-binding domain-containing protein, translating into MLKCIIVEDEFPAREELKYFISNHEGIELEKEFDNPVDALKFIQNNQIDIVFLDINMPEIDGISLGKIISKLNSNLKIIFITAYREYAAEAFEIKAFDYLLKPYSEQRIKEVLTNLTTLKSNELIKENNKINKITVSLGEKMIVLSIDEICYIEIVEKESIIYTETTHYTSKLKLSKWEEILPKNKFYRTHRSYIVNLDKIREIEPWFNGTYILKIENTKAKIPVSRNNIKEFKELLSIK; encoded by the coding sequence ATGTTAAAATGTATAATTGTTGAAGATGAATTTCCAGCTAGAGAAGAGTTAAAATATTTTATTAGTAATCATGAAGGAATTGAATTAGAAAAAGAATTTGATAATCCTGTTGATGCTTTAAAATTTATTCAAAATAATCAAATTGATATAGTATTTTTAGATATAAATATGCCTGAAATTGATGGGATAAGCCTTGGTAAAATTATTTCAAAATTAAATTCAAATTTAAAAATAATCTTTATCACTGCATATAGAGAATATGCTGCTGAAGCTTTTGAAATTAAAGCCTTTGATTATCTTTTAAAACCTTATTCTGAACAGAGAATAAAAGAAGTTTTAACTAATCTCACCACTTTGAAATCTAATGAACTAATAAAAGAAAATAATAAAATTAATAAAATTACTGTTTCATTAGGAGAAAAAATGATAGTTTTATCTATTGATGAAATCTGTTATATTGAAATAGTTGAAAAAGAGAGTATTATCTATACTGAAACTACTCATTATACTTCAAAATTAAAGCTTTCTAAATGGGAAGAGATTCTTCCTAAAAATAAATTCTATAGAACTCATCGATCATATATTGTAAACTTAGATAAAATAAGAGAGATTGAACCATGGTTTAATGGAACATATATTCTTAAAATTGAAAATACAAAAGCTAAAATTCCTGTTAGTAGAAATAACATTAAAGAATTTAAAGAACTTTTAAGTATAAAATAA
- a CDS encoding nucleoside kinase → MLKFDAKKYSTTLKLIFLKAVNDIFPEGDVIIDNSLNNGIYGEIKNILLTEEGIEKISLKMKEIIGKNYPIELISGNNEELKAKSAKIEREDVRKLLDNSGWTSIMEYSIDGYHDYVYEKPYKFTGDIDIFELTKYNDGFILKYPLTSDKKLPPKIDTPKIAKVFIEAAEWNKILGVDTLGSLNEKVLNKEIGELIRVNEALHHKEIAKIAQTISDNKKIKLVTIAGPSSSGKTTFSKRLYIHLRANGMNPIVISLDNYYIGRANVPLDENGKKDFETIEALDLKLLNENLRDLVAGKEVEIPEYNFLTGEREEVGTKMKVPEKNGLIIIEGIHGLNERLTQEIPRENKFKIYISCLTQLNIDKHNRISTSDVREIRRLVRDSLSREEKGEGTLAMWASVRRGEEKHIFPYQEEADALFNSNLVYELGVLKSYALRELIKVNPSSPYYEEAKRIMRFLYCFVDIKVDLIPDDSILKEFIGGSIFYKY, encoded by the coding sequence ATGTTAAAATTTGATGCTAAAAAATATTCAACAACTTTAAAACTTATTTTTTTAAAAGCTGTAAATGATATATTTCCAGAAGGAGATGTAATCATAGATAACTCTTTAAATAATGGTATCTATGGAGAAATAAAAAATATTTTATTGACAGAGGAAGGAATAGAAAAAATTTCTTTAAAGATGAAAGAAATTATAGGAAAGAATTATCCAATAGAGTTAATAAGTGGAAATAATGAAGAATTAAAAGCTAAAAGTGCAAAAATAGAGAGAGAAGATGTTAGAAAACTTTTAGATAATAGTGGTTGGACAAGTATAATGGAGTATTCAATAGATGGGTACCATGATTATGTTTATGAAAAACCTTATAAATTTACTGGAGATATAGATATTTTCGAGTTAACTAAATATAACGATGGGTTTATCTTAAAATATCCATTAACATCAGATAAAAAATTACCTCCTAAAATAGATACACCTAAGATAGCTAAAGTTTTTATAGAGGCTGCAGAATGGAATAAAATTTTAGGAGTAGATACTTTAGGAAGTTTAAATGAGAAAGTTTTAAATAAGGAGATAGGAGAATTAATAAGAGTAAATGAAGCTTTACATCATAAAGAGATAGCAAAGATAGCTCAAACAATTTCAGATAATAAAAAAATAAAGCTTGTTACAATAGCAGGGCCATCTTCATCTGGAAAAACAACATTTAGTAAAAGACTTTATATTCATTTAAGAGCTAATGGAATGAATCCTATAGTAATATCATTGGATAACTATTATATAGGAAGAGCAAATGTTCCTTTAGATGAAAATGGAAAGAAAGATTTTGAAACAATAGAAGCTTTAGATTTAAAATTACTTAATGAAAATTTAAGAGATTTAGTTGCAGGAAAAGAGGTAGAGATTCCTGAATATAATTTCTTAACTGGAGAAAGAGAAGAAGTAGGAACTAAGATGAAAGTTCCTGAAAAAAATGGATTGATTATTATAGAGGGAATACATGGATTGAATGAAAGACTTACTCAAGAAATTCCAAGAGAAAATAAATTTAAAATTTATATTAGTTGTCTTACACAATTAAATATAGATAAACACAACAGAATTTCTACAAGTGATGTAAGAGAGATTAGAAGATTAGTTAGAGATAGCTTGTCAAGAGAGGAAAAAGGTGAAGGAACTCTAGCAATGTGGGCTTCTGTAAGAAGAGGAGAAGAGAAACATATATTCCCATATCAAGAGGAAGCAGATGCTTTATTTAACAGTAACTTAGTATATGAACTAGGAGTATTAAAAAGTTATGCACTAAGAGAACTTATAAAAGTTAATCCTAGTAGTCCTTATTATGAAGAAGCTAAAAGAATAATGAGATTTTTATATTGCTTTGTAGATATTAAAGTAGATTTAATTCCAGATGACTCTATTTTAAAAGAGTTTATAGGAGGAAGTATCTTTTATAAATATTAA
- a CDS encoding GNAT family N-acetyltransferase: MKIITKRFEELTSREIYEIGKLRSQVFVVEQKCIYLDLDGKDEKARHIYFLDEASNEIICYCRVLEKGVTYETSSIGRVLTNPKYRGQGYARKLLTMAIEIVRDIYKDSEITIGAQSYLREFYSSLGFKCISDVYDEDGIPHIDMNLKF, translated from the coding sequence ATGAAGATAATAACAAAGAGATTTGAAGAGTTAACAAGTAGAGAGATTTATGAAATAGGAAAATTAAGAAGTCAAGTATTTGTTGTAGAACAAAAATGTATATATTTAGATCTTGATGGAAAAGATGAAAAAGCTAGACATATTTATTTCTTAGATGAGGCTTCAAATGAGATAATTTGTTATTGTAGAGTACTTGAAAAAGGAGTTACATATGAAACTTCATCTATAGGAAGAGTATTAACAAATCCTAAATATAGAGGACAAGGATATGCAAGAAAACTTTTAACAATGGCAATAGAAATTGTAAGAGATATATATAAAGATAGCGAGATTACAATAGGAGCTCAAAGTTACTTAAGAGAGTTTTATAGCTCATTAGGTTTTAAATGTATATCTGATGTTTATGATGAAGATGGAATTCCACATATAGATATGAATCTAAAATTTTAA
- a CDS encoding oligopeptide/dipeptide ABC transporter ATP-binding protein yields the protein MEDNKVLLEVKNLKKYFNTPKGLLHAVDDINFTICEGKTLGVVGESGCGKSTTGRVILRLIEATDGEIIFEGENIRNYSKEQMREMRKKMQIIFQDPFASLNPRMTVSEIIAEPLIIHKMCKSKEELENRVKELMDTVGLSQRLINTYPHELDGGRRQRIGIARALALKPKFIVCDEPVSALDVSIQAQVLNLMKDLQEEFGLTYMFITHDLSVVKHFSDDIAVMYLGQLVEKAPSKMLFKNPIHPYTKALLSAIPVPSVKKKMERIKLQGEITSPINPEKGCRFAKRCIYAKDICRQEDPQLKEVGEGHFYACHLAEELGFIEK from the coding sequence ATGGAAGATAATAAAGTTTTATTAGAGGTAAAAAATCTAAAAAAATATTTTAATACTCCTAAAGGACTTTTACATGCTGTAGATGATATTAACTTTACTATATGTGAAGGAAAAACTCTAGGAGTAGTTGGAGAATCAGGATGTGGAAAATCTACAACTGGAAGAGTAATTTTAAGACTTATTGAAGCAACTGATGGAGAGATTATTTTTGAAGGGGAAAATATAAGAAACTATTCAAAAGAACAAATGAGAGAAATGAGAAAGAAAATGCAAATTATTTTCCAAGACCCATTTGCTTCATTAAACCCAAGAATGACAGTAAGTGAAATAATAGCAGAACCACTTATAATTCATAAAATGTGTAAATCAAAAGAGGAATTAGAAAATAGAGTAAAAGAGTTAATGGATACAGTAGGACTTAGTCAAAGACTTATAAATACTTATCCTCATGAATTAGATGGAGGAAGAAGACAAAGAATAGGTATAGCTAGAGCTTTAGCATTAAAACCTAAATTCATAGTTTGTGACGAGCCAGTATCTGCTCTTGACGTTTCTATTCAAGCTCAAGTATTAAACCTTATGAAGGATTTACAAGAAGAGTTTGGACTTACTTATATGTTTATAACTCATGACTTATCAGTTGTTAAACATTTCTCTGATGATATAGCAGTAATGTATCTTGGACAATTAGTTGAAAAAGCACCATCAAAAATGCTTTTCAAAAATCCAATACATCCATATACAAAAGCTCTATTATCAGCTATACCAGTACCAAGTGTAAAGAAAAAAATGGAAAGAATAAAACTTCAAGGAGAGATTACTTCTCCAATTAATCCAGAAAAAGGATGTAGATTTGCAAAGAGATGTATCTATGCTAAGGATATTTGTAGACAAGAAGATCCACAATTAAAAGAAGTTGGAGAAGGACATTTTTATGCTTGTCATTTAGCTGAAGAGCTTGGATTTATAGAAAAATAA